The genomic segment AAACCGGGCTCGGCCAGCTTCTCCGGCGTGGTCATCACGATGCGCGCGCTGCCGTCCATGGCGGCGGCGCGAGCGGTGCGCGCTTCCTCGCTGTCGGTCGCGCTGTTCAACTGCACGGCCGCGATGCCCAGCTCACGCATCGCCTCGACCTGGTCCTTCATCAGCGCGATCAGCGGCGAGACGACGACGGTGCGCCCGGGCAGCAGCAGCGCGGGCAGCTGGTAGCACAGCGACTTGCCGGCGCCCGTGGGCATGATGGCCAGCGTCGGCTTCGCGGCCAGCACCTGGTCGATGACCGCGCGCTGGCCCGGCCGCAGTCGTTCGATGCCGAACGTCTGCTTCAGGAGCTGGGCGACGCGCCGGGCGCGTGCGGATGCGGACTCGGCGCGCGCTCCCCGCATGGGTCAGCGGTCGGCCTCGCCGTCCTCGGATTCCGCGTCGCGGTCCGAATCCAGGTCGGTGAACTCCTGGCCGTCGGGGTCGGCTTCGGGGAAGCCGCTGCCGGAACCGGGCCCGTCTTCGATCGCCTCGCCGAGGTCCTCGCCGCTGTCGCCGGCGGCGTTCATGCGAACGATGCGGTCGGGCGCGATGTCGGCGCCTTCCACAGCATCGGGGCCGAACACCGAGCCGCGCTCGCCGGTGCCGGCGCCGTCGGAATCGGCATGGTCCTCGAGCGTGCCGACCGCGTCGCTGCCGGTGTCTGAACTGTCGCTCGGACCCAGCAGGTCGGTGCTGCGGCCGCTGGGCTGGGCAGGCGCCGGATCGGCGCCCAGGATGCTGCTGTAGGCCATGGGGACTCCTTCCTGTTTCCGAGCCCAGTGTGCGGCCCGGGTCCGCCGTTTGCCGTCGGAACCTGAGCGCGTTCGCTGTGGGACTACGGCTACGGCGGCCGCGCAACCGGAACACCCATGGAACCGAACTCGCGGGACGGGCCGCCCCATCCCCTCGTCGTGATCGGCGCGTCGTTCGGCGGCGTCGAAGCGCTCATGACCCTGGTCGCGGGCCTGCCGAAGGACCTGCAAGCCTTCGTGGCCCTGGTCCTGCATGTCGGGCACCACCCGAGCATCCTGCCGGAGCTGCTTTCGCGAGCAGGGCCGCTGCGGGCGGTGCATCCGCGCGAGGGCGAGCCGATGCAACTGGGCAGGATCTACGTGGCGCCGCCCGACCATCACCTGCTGGTGGGCGCCGGCGCGCTGCACCTGAGCCGCGGCCCGCGCGAGAACCACACCCGCCCGGCGATCGACCCGCTGTTCCGGTCGGCGGCCCTGCACTGGGGATCCGCGGCGATCGGCGTGGTGCTGACCGGCGAGCTCGACGACGGCACGGCGGGGCTGGCGGCCATCAAGTCCTGCGGCGGCATCGCCGTGGTGCAGGACCCGCAGGAGGCCGCGGCGCCCAGCATGCCCGCGAGCGCACTGGGCAACGTGCAGGTCGACCACTGCGTGCTGCTGCCCGCGATCCCGCCGTTGCTGGTACGGCTGGTCGGGACGGCCCCGCCCCGCGCGCCGCAGACGGCCCCGGAGGCGCTGGTGCGCGAGCAATCAATCTTCGAAGGAATCGATCCGATGGAAAACCTGAAGGCGATCGCGACTCCCAGCCAGCTGACCTGTCCTGAGTGCGGAGGCACGCTCTCCGAGATCCACGCGGGGCCGCCGCTGCGTTTCCGTTGCCACACCGGCCACGCCTACAGCGCGAAGAGCCTGAACAGCGCGCAGGCCGAGAAGACCGACCACACCCTGCAGAGCAGCGTGCGCGCGCTCCAGGAACGCGAGCAGTTGCTGCTGCGCATGGCCGCGGTCGCGCGGGCCCTGGACGATGAGCCGCAGGCCCACGCCGGGCTCCAGGAAGCCGCGCGCGTGCGGGAGCGCTTCCGGCGGCTGGCCGAGCTGCTGACGGCGGAGGCAGGCGGCGCATAATCGTCGGCCTCCCGCCGACCCCATGTCTGAAGCCCCCGTTCCCGATCGCACCGAACAGGACGCCGGCACTGCCCTCGACGACACCATACCCGGCACAAGCTACGGCATGGTGCGGCTGGTCGCGCTGGGCGGCTCGGCCGGGGCGATCGAGGCGCTGCAGGAGTTCTTCAGCGGCATCCCGTCCGACTGCCCGCTGGCCTTCGTGGTGGCCATCCACCTTGGCACCGAACACGACTCCCAGCTCGCGGAGCTGATCCAGCCGAGGACGTCCCTTCGCGTGATGCGACTCACGCAGCGCGAACCGCTGCGGCCGGGCACGGTGTATGTGATCCCGCCGCGCAAGCTGATCCGGGTCGAGGGTGACTGTCTGGTGGTGGAGGACCGCCTGCCGGAGCAGAAGCGCCTCGTGGCCGTCGACCTGCTGTTCCGCACGCTGGCGGATTCGCATGGGGCCCACAGTGCGGCGGTCGTGCTGTCCGGCGCGGACGGCGACGGCGCCATCGGCATCAAGCGGGTCAAGGAGCGCGGGGGCCTTACCGTCGCCCAGGACCCCGAGGAGTGCAGGCATCCGGGCATGCCCCGCACGGCCATCGCCACGGGAATGGTGGACTGGACCCTCCCCGTGGCCGAGATGCCCAGCCGGCTCATGGCGTACTTCCGCCTCGAGGAGCACCTGCGGCTGCCTGCCGAGGAAGCGCCGGAGGCGCCGCCGTCCGCCAGCCGCGACGCCGAGAACGAAGCGGCGCTGCGGGAAATCCTGGCCTTCCTGCGCACGCGCACCGGGCGCGACTTCAACGGCTACAAGCGGGCCACGGTCGTGCGGCGCATCGCGCGCCGCATGCAGATCAACGGCACCGACCACATGGCCGGCTACCTGAAGTTCCTGCGCACCCGGCCCGGCGAAGCGCCGGCGCTGCTGCAGGACCTGCTGATCAGCGTCACCAACTTCTTCCGCGACGCCGATTGCTTCGAGGCGCTCGAGCCGCACCTGGCCGAGATGCTGCGCGGCAGGCCGGCGAACGAGGCGGTGCGCATCTGGGTGCCGGGCTGCGCCACGGGCGAGGAGGCCTACTCCCTGGCGATCCTCCTGTGCGACAAGAGCCGCGAGATGGACGCTCCGCCGCAGATCCAGGTGTTCGCGAGCGACCTGGACGAGGACGCCATCCGCACCGCGCGGGAAGGCCTCTATCCCGCCGCCATCGAGGCAGACGTCTCGCCGGAACGGCTGCGCCGCTACTTCAGCAAGGAGCACCGGGGCTACCGCGTTCGCCGCGAAGTGCGCGAGATGGTGCTGTTCGCGCCGCACGACGTGCTGAAGGATTCGCCGTTCTCGAGGCTGGACCTGGTGTCCTGCCGCAACCTGCTGATCTACCTGGGCCGCCCCGCCCAGCAGCGGTTGTTCCAGACGTTCCACTTCGCGCTGCGGCCGCAGGGCCTGCTGTTCCTCGGCGCCTCGGAGAACTGCGAGGACGGGGGCAATTTGTTCACGGTGGTGGACAAGGGGAACCGCATCTTCATGCAGCGGCCGCTGCCGCGTCCGGCGCTGCTGCCGGTACCCACCGGGCCGAGCACGCTGGTGCAGGCGCTCCATGGCGGCATGGCGCAGCCCACCATCGGCGGGCGGGCCTTCGAGCCGCCGCCGGTCGGCGGCCGGCTCCCGAAGGCGGGCGAGGAGCGCGGGGCGTCGTGGGGCGCGCTGCACCTGCGCCTGCTGGAGACGCTGGCGCCGCCGTCCATCCTGGTGGACCGCGACCACGAGATCGTGCACCTGTCCGCCAATGCGGGCCGCTTCCTGCAATTCTCGGGCGGCGAGCCCAGCCGCAACCTCCTGCGCGCGATCCACCCCGCGCTGCGGATCGAATTGAGGGCGGCGCTGTACCAGGCCTCGCAGTCGCGGGAGGCGACCGAGGTGGTCGTGGACCGCGTGCCGCTGCCCGAAGGGGAATCGACCGTCACGGTACGCGTGTGGGCGGTGCAGGACATGGGCGCCGACCTGTTCCTCGTGCTGCTCGACCCGCGGGCCGGCGAAGCACCCGAGGCGCGCGCCGTGCAGCTGCAGCAGAAGGACCCGGTGGCGACCCACCTGGACCGGGAGCTGGAGCGGCTCAAGACGCAGTTGCGCGAGACGGTGGAGCAGTACGAGGCGTCGACGGAGGAACTCAAGGCCGGCAACGAGGAGCTGCAGGCCATGAACGAGGAACTGCGCTCGGCCACCGAGGAGCTGGAGACCAGCCGCGAGGAACTGCAGTCGCTCAACGAGGAGCTGACGACCGTCAACAACGAGCTCAAGGGCAAGGTCGACGAGCTGGCGGACGCCAACAGCGACCTGCACAACCTGATGGACGCCACGGACATCGCCACGGTGTTCCTCGACCGCGGGCTGTCCGTCATGCGCTACACGCCGGCGGCGGTGCACCTGTTCAACCTGATCCCGTCCGACCTGGGGCGGCCGCTGTCGGACCTCGCGACGCGCCTGGACTACCCGGAACTCGCGGACGATGCACAGCGCGTGCTGGACAGGCTGGTGCCGATCGAGCGCGAGGTGGCCTTGCCCGACGGCACCTGGTTCCTCGTCCGCATGGTGCCCTACCGCACGGTGGACGACCGCATCTCGGGGGTCGTGCTCTCCTTCATCGACATCACGCGCCGCCGGCAGGCCGAGGAGGTCCGCACCTGGTTGTCGGCCGTGGTCCACGCCTCCACCGACGGCATCGTCAGCTTCGCGCTGGACGGCACCATCCTGAGCTGGAACGCGGCGTGCGAGCGCATCTTCGGGTACACCGCGGCGGAGATGATCGGGCAGCCCCTGGACCTGCTCGCCCCGGGCCACGAGCAGTCGCAGCTGGACCAGATCAGCAAGCTGCGCGAAGGGGCGTCGGTCGAATACGAGACCGTGCGCCGGCGCAAGGACGGCCGCGAGATCCAGGTCTCGCTGTCGGTGTCGCCGATCCGCGATCCCGGCGGCTCGGTGATGGGCGGCACCAGCGTCGTGCGCGACATCACGGATGCGCGCCGCGCGCAGCAGGCGCTGCGCGAAAGCGAGGAGCAGCTGCGCCTGGTGGTCGAGAACGTCCGTGAGTACGCCATCTTCTCGCTCGACCTGGAGCGGCGCGTCGTCAGCTGGAACCGGGGCGCCGAAAGGCTGCTCGGGTACAGCGAGAAGGAGGTGGTCGGGCAGATCGGCGACATCATCTTCACCGAGGAAGACCGGCGCGCGCGCGCACCGGAAGCGGAAGCACGAACGGCCCTCGAGCACGGTCGCGCGTCCGACGACCGGGTCCACGTGCGCAAGGACGGCACGCCGTTCTGGGCCGAAGGCGTGGCGATGCTCATGCGCGACGAAAAAGGCCGCGCGATGGGATTCGTCAAGGTGCTGCGCGACCAGACCCAGGCGCGCGAGGCCAAGCAGGCCCTCGAGCGCAGCCAGGCCGAACTGCGGCAGTCGCTGGAGGAAACGCAGCTGGCGCGGCGCGCACTGGAAGCCGCCGACGCCGCCAAGGACCGCTTCCTGGCCGTGCTCTCGCACGAGCTGCGCAACCCGCTCGCCTCGATCGCCAGCGCGTCCGAGCTGCTGCTGATGCCCAAGCTGCCGGAGTCCGCCCGCGAGAAGGCGGCCGAGGTGGTGCAGCGCCAGGGCAAGGCGATGAAGGTGCTGCTGGACGAGCTGCTGGACGTCTCGCGGCTCACGCTTGGGCGGCTGAACCTTTCCAAGCGGCCGGTGTCGGTGGCGCTGGTCGTCCACCAGGCGCTCGAGGCGACGCGTCCCCTGGTTCAGGCTGCGGCGCACGAACTGGTGGTGAGCCTGCCTGCGCATTCGGTGGAGGTGGAAGGCGACCCGCTGCGGCTGTCGCAGGTCGTGTCCAACCTGGTCAGCAACGCGGCCAAGTACACGCCCGAAGGCGGCCGCATCGAGGTCTCGGCCGAAGTCTTCAGCGACGAAGTGGTGATCCAGGTCAGCGACAACGGCATCGGCATGGAGCCCTCGCAGATCGACCGCATGTTCGACCTGTTCTCGCAGGGCGAGAGCGTCACGGGCCACTCCAACAGCGGCCTGGGCATCGGCCTCGCGCTGGCCCGCAACATCGTCGAGATGCACGGCGGCTGGATCATGGCCAGTTCGGCGGGCCCGGGGCAGGGCAGCCAGCTGAGGGTGGGCCTGCCGCTGCTGCACGTCGGCGATGCGGAGGCTGCCGTGCAGGCCGAAGAGCCGCGCATGCAGCCGCCTTCGCCCGCTCCCGCCGCCGAAGGCGAGCTGATCCTGGTCGCCGACGACAACGGCGACGCGGCCTGGGGCCTGGCCAAGCTGCTGGAGCTGTCGGGCTTTCGCGCGGTGCTGGCGCGTTCCGGGGAAGAAGCGCTGCAGGTGGCCGACGAGCACCGCCCCGCCATCGCGCTGCTGGACATCGGCATGCCCGACATCAGCGGCCACGAGGTCGCGCGGCGGTTGCGCAAGCAGGACTGGGGCCGCGAGATGATCCTGATCGCGGCCACCGGCTGGGGCCAGGAAGCCGACATCCGCCACTCCATGGAAGCCGGCTTCGACGCCCACCTCACCAAGCCGCTGAACGTCGGGCGCATCCGCGGGCTGATCGAAGAGCTCAAGAGCAAGCGCAAGCCCTGACCGGGCAGGACCCGATGATGCAGGCCGGGCGTGGCGGCTAGCATGCGCGCATGACCTACCTGCTCGCGCTCGACCAGGGCACCTCCAGCTCCCGCAGCATCGTCTTCGACCGCCAGGGCGCCATCGTCTCGCTGGCGCAGCGCGAGCTGCCGCAGATCTACCCGCAGCCCGGCTGGGTGGAGCACGACCCGATGGAGATCTGGCGCGGCCAGCTGGCCACGGCGCAGGAGGCCCTGGCGAAGGCCGGCATCGGCGCGAAGGACGTGGCCGCGCTGGGCATCACCAACCAGCGCGAGACCGCCGTGGTCTGGCACCGCAAGACCGGCCAGCCGATCCACCACGCCATCGTCTGGCAGGACCGCCGCGGCGAGCCGTTGTGCGCGCAGCTGCGCGAGCAGGGCCATGCGCCGCTGATCCAGTCGCGCACGGGGCTGCTGATCGACTCCTATTTTTCGGGCACCAAGATCCGCTGGCTGCTGGACAACGTGCCGGGCGCGCGACAGCAGGCCGAGCGCGGCGAACTGGCCTTCGGCACCATCGACAGCTGGCTGCTGTGGCAGCTGACCGGCGGCGCGCTGCACGCCACCGACGTCAGCAACGCTTCGCGCACGATGCTGTTCGACGTGCACGGCAACGAATGGGACCAGGAACTGCTGCAACTCCTGCAGGTGCCCGCGTCGATGATGCCGAAGGTGCTGCCTTCGAGCGCCGGGTACGGCCGAACGGTTGAAACGCTGCTGGGCGCCCCGGTGCGCATCGGCGGCGTCGCCGGCGACCAGCAGAGCGCGCTGTTCGGGCAGGCGTGCTTCCGCGAGGGCATGGCCAAGAACACCTACGGCACCGGCTGCTTCCTGCTGATGCACACCGGCGGGCGTTTCCAGCAATCGGCCAACGGCCTGCTCACCACCAGCGCGGCGCAGACATCCCAGCAGCCGCAGTACGCGATGGAGGGCAGCGTCTTCGTCGGCGGCGCGGTCGTTCAGTGGCTGCGCGATGGCCTCAAGGCCATCGAGAGCAGCGCGCAGGTGCAGGCGCTGGCCGAGAGCGTGCCCGACGCGGGCGGCGTGATGCTGGTGCCGGCCTTCACCGGCCTGGGCGCGCCCTACTGGAAACCCGATGCGCGCGGCACGATCACGGGACTGACGCGCGGGTCGACCGTCGCCCACATCGCGCGCGCCGCGCTGGAGAGCATCGCGTACCAGAGCGCCGCGCTGCTGCAGGCCATGAGCCGCGATGCGACCGCGGCGGGATCGGCGCCCGTCGCCGAATTGCGCGTGGACGGCGGCGCCTGCGTCAACAACCTGCTGATGCAGTTCCAGGCCGACCTGCTGGGCATTCCCGTCGTGCGGCCGGCCATCACCGAGACCACCGCGCTGGGGGCGGCTTACCTGGCGGGGCTCTCCGGCGGCGTGTTCGCCGGGCCGCAGGAGCTGGAGAAGCTGTGGAAGGCCGAGCGCCGCTTCACGCCGACGCTGTCGCGCGACCGTGCCGGCGAACTGATGCAGCGCTGGGAGCACGCGGTGCGGCAGGCCACGCTGGCCTGAGCCTGCCCGCCAGAGATCGATCACTTCGCGCGAAAGGAGTCCCCATGAAGCTCGTCCCACTTGCCTTCACGATCATCGCCGCGGCCTTCGCCTGCGGCGCGTCCGCGCAGAACCTCAAGCCCGGCCTGTGGCAGGTGCAGCAGAAGGTCTCGGGCAATCCCGAGATGCAGCGCGAGGTGGAGGAGATGCGCAAGAAGATGGCGACGCTGCCGCCCGAGCAGCGCAAGCAGATGGAGGACATCATGGCGCGCCGCGGCGTCCAGATGGGGCCGTCGGGCCACAGCGTGCGGATGTGCCTGACGAAGGAAATGGTCGAACGCAACGAGATCCCGGCCACCCAGGGCGACTGCAAGATCACGCAGCAGCAGCGCACCGGGAACACGCTGAAGGCGGCGTTCACCTGCAGCAACCCGCCCTCCAGCGGCCAGACGGTCGTCACCTTCACCAGCCCCGAGGCCTACACCATGAAGACGACGGCCACCGGCGCGGTGGGCGGCAAGACGGAAAGCATGACGGTGGAGGGCACCGGCAAGTGGCTGGGCGCCGATTGCGGCGAGGTGCGGCCCGTTACGCCGCACGGCGCCGCGAAGTAGCCGGCGAGCTCTACCGCGCCGCGCTGTTTTTGCATTTCGGAACAGCGGCGTGTGGCCCGCGGGCTGCGCGGCTGTGGTGCACTGGCCGGATGAACGCGCGGCACCCTGGGATCTTCCCCACCTTCTTCCTCTCGGGCTTCGAATGCTCGACCTTCCGCTGGAAGGACGGGCGGCGCCGCGACCTGGTCGCGGAGACGCACCACCGCGAGAACGCGCTGCGCGACTACGAAGTGTTGCGGGACCTGGGCATCGCCGTGTCCCGCGAGGGCATCCCCTGGCCGATGGCGGACCAGGGCGGCGGCCGCTACGACTTCAGTTGCATCAAGCCGATGGTCGAAGCGATGCGGCAGACGCGAATCACGCCGGTCTGGGACCTGTGCCACTACGGCTACCCGGACGATGCGGATCCTTTCGCCGATGCGTTCAGCGATCGCTTTGCCGAGTACTGCCGCGCCGCCGCGCGGCACGTGCAAGGCGAACTGCCCGGCCCGTACTTCTTCACGCCGATCAACGAGATCACCTTCTTCGCCTTCTGCGGCGGCGAGTGGGGTTGGGTCGCGCCGTACGGAAAGGACCGTGCCACGCGCGAGCGGCTGAGGGTGGCCTTGTGCCGCGCGGCGATCGCAGGCGTCAAGGCGATCCGCGAGGTGATTCCGGACGCCCGCATGATCCACGTCGATCCGCTGGTCCAGGTGGTCGCGCCGGCCGACCGGCCCGACCAGAAGGAAGCGGCCGAACACGAAACCTTTGTCGACACCTACCTGGCCTGGGACATGCTGTGCGGCAAGGCGCATCCGGAGCTGGGCGGCACGCCGGAGATCCTGGACATCGTGGGTGCGAACAACTACTCGTTCGGGCAGATGGAGTACCGCGAGCAGGGGCCGCACCAGGCCTTGCCGCCGGACCATCCCGGCATCGTGCCCCTGTGCGAGTTGCTGCGCCGCGTGTGGGAGCGCTACCGCCGGCCGATGCTGATCGGCGAGACCAGCGGCATGGGCAAGGGCCGGCCCGACTGGTTGCGCGACGTGATGGAAGAGTCGATGGCCGCCGTCAACCAGGGCATGGACCTGCACGGCGTGTGCCTCTTCCCCGGCGTGGACATGCCCGACTGGCACACCGGCGAGTGGCTGCACAACGGCATCTGCGACCTGGTCGAGTGCGAGGACGGCCTGCGCCGCGTGCCGCATGGCCCTTACGTCGACGAACTGCGGCGCTGGCAGAAGGAATTGAACCGGGTGACCCGGCTGGACGAGGACCCTTTCAGCGACCCGGTGGACCTGCAGGACGTGATCGACGCGGCGCGGCGGCTCGCGCCGAAGCCGGACGCCAACTGGCACTGAGGTCAGCTGCCGCGCGGAAAGCTGGCGGTGAAGGTGGTGCCCTGTTCCTCGCTGGAGGTGACGGCCACGCGGCCGCCATGCGCCTTGGCGATCTCGCCCACGATGAAGAGGCCGAGTCCGACGCTTCGGGTCGCGCCGCTCGCCGCCGTTCCGCGCACCAGCGGCTCGAACAGGTGGGCCTGCAGCGAGGGCGGGATGGGCGCTCCGCGGTTGTGCACCGACAACTCGAAGGCCCGCGGCCCGATCACCGAACGCACGCGCACCGGCGCGTCCGCCTGGCCGTACGCCATGGCGTTGCCGACCAGGTTGCCCAGCAGCTGCGCGATGCGGTCGGGATCTGCCGCGCATTCGCCTTCGCCCTCGGCCTCATGGACCAGCTCGCGCCCGGGGAACGCCTGTCCCAGCTCGTCGAGGGCGTCGGCGATCGCCTGGTGCAGCGCGATCGGCGCGGGATGCACCGCGATGCCGCGGCCCAGGCGCGCCTGGGTGAAATCCAGCAGGTCCGCGATCAGCCGGTGCGAGCGCTCGGCGGCGCGGCTCACTCGGCCCAGCACGTTCAATTGGTGCGGCGACACGCCGCCCCTGGTGAGCAGCAGCACGCCCATCTGGATCGTCTGCAGCGGGTTGCGCAGGTCGTGGCTGACGATGCCGACCATCTGCTCGGCGATCTGGGCCCGCTCGCGGTCTTCGTCCTGGCGCTTCCGGCCCTCGGCCAGCAGCTGCTCCAGCCGGGAGCGCGCGGCCAGCAGCTCGCGTTCGTACTTGTCGCGGTCGCGGGCGACGAACAGCGCCAGCTCCGAATAGGCGCCCTGGGGCGTCTCGTGCCGCTGCGCGTTGAGCACCATCGGAATGGCGCTCCCGCTGCGCGGCACGATCTCCAGCTTGACCTCGGAGACCGAGCCTTGCATCTGCATCAGCGGCGCCAGGTGCGTCAGGTGGAAGATGCGCGCGCCGACGGTCAGCAGGTCCTGCAGCTTGCGGCCCAGGAGCTCCTCGCGCTCGTACCCGACCCAGCGGCAGAACGTGAGGTTCACGCGCAGGATGGTCCCCTGCGCGTCGGTGCGCAGCAGCCCGCAGGGCGCCTCGTCCAGCGCCCGCTGGAGTTCCGCCGGCAGCGCCGCCCCGCCAGGCACGTCAGAGGCCTTCGGCTGCCAGGAAGGCGTCGATGGCAGCCGTGCTCGCACCGGGCGCGCTCAGGTGCGGGCAGTGGCCGAAGTTGTCGATCAGCACCAGCCGGCTGTTGGGCAGCATGCGGTGCATGTAGTCGCCCACCGCGCGCGGCGCGATGATGTCCTCGCTGCACTGCATGATGAGGGTGGGGGACTTCAGCTTCGGCAGGTCGGCCCGGTTGTCCGACAGGAAGGTGACGCGGGCGAAGTGCTTGGCGATGTCGGGGTCGGTGCGGCAGAAGCTGTTGACCAGCTCCTCGCTCAGTTCGGGCTGCTCGGGGGCGCCCATGATGGCCGGCGCCATGTTGCTGGACCAGCCCAGGTAATTGCTCTCCAGCGTCTCGAGCAGACCCTCGATGTCCTGGCGCTCGAAGCCGCCGTGGTAGTCGCCGTCGTTGATGTAGCAGGGCGAAGGCCCCACCATCACCTGGGCGGCGAAGCGCTCCGGCGCCTTGAGGTTGGCCAGCAGGCCGATCATCGCGCTGACCGAGTGGCCGACGAAGATGACCGGGCCCTGCGCGAACTCCTCGACGATCTCGACCACGTCGTCGGCGTATCCGTGCAGGCTGTCGTACTTGGCGCGGTCGTAGGCGGAGAGCTGGGAGCCGCCGCTGCCGACCAGGTCGAACATCACCGTACGGTAGCGAGAGGCGTAGGCCGGCGCGATCCTGCGCCACATGTTCTGGTCACAGCCGAAGCCGTGGGCGAAGACCATCGTGAGCGGACCGGAGCCGGCCACGTGGACGTTGTTGCGCTTCTGTGTGCTCATCAGGCCCTGACGCGTGAGTGGAGATCGATTCTTCCACAGGGCGCCACAGGCGGCTCTCAGGGGCGCGGTCGTGCGCCGAAGATGGCGGTGCCCACCCGCACCATCGTGCTGCCGGCGGCGATGGCCGCTTCCAGGTCCGCGCTCATCCCCATCGACAGCGTGTCCAGCTCGAGGCCCGCTTCGCGCAGCCGCCGGAACAGGTCGGCGGCCTGGTCGTGCACTGCCTTCTGCGCTTCGTAGTCCGGCGCGGGTTCGGGGATCGTCATCAGGCCGCGCAGCCGCAGGCCGGGCAGCCGTGCCACTTCGCGGGCCAGGTCCGCGGCTTCGTCCGGGAGGACGCCGGACTTGCTTGTGCCGCCGTCGATATTGACCTGGATGCACACCTGCAGCGGTGGCTTCCCCTGCGGCCGCTGCTCGGAGAGCCGTTGCGCGATCTTGAGCCGGTCGACCGTGTGCGCCCAGTCGAAGTGCTGCGCGACCAGCCGCGTCTTGTTGCTCTGGATCGGGCCGATGCAGTGCCACTCCAGCGGCAGGTCTGACAGCAGCGCCATCTTCTCCACCGCCTCCTGGATGTAGTTCTCGCCGAAGGCGCGCTGGCCCGCTTCGTGCGCCTGGCGGACCGCCTCGGGACCGAAGGTTTTCGAGACGGCCATCAGCGTGACTTCTTCCGCCGGGCGTTGCGCGCGGGCACAGGCGGTCGCGATCCGCTCACGGACGGTATGGAGGTTGTGACCGATGCTGGTCATAATCGGCCGGCGAGGATTCGTATCAAAACGTCAAGAGGGGCTCGTGGATATTACCCAGCTGCTGGCTTTCAGCGTGAAGAACAAGGCGTCGGACCTGCACCTGTCGGCCGGGCTGCCGCCGATGATCCGCGTGCACGGCGACGTGCGGCGCATCAACGTGGAGCCGATGGACCACAAGCAGGTCCACGCCATGGTGTACGACATCATGAACGACACGCAGCGCAAGCAGTACGAGGAGTTCCTGGAGTGCGACTTCTCGTTCGAGATCGAAGGGCTCGCGCGGTTCCGCGTCAACGCGTTCAACCAGAACCGCGGCGCGGCGGCCGTGTTCCGGACGATTCCCTCCAAGATCCTCAGCCTCGAGCAGCTCAACGCGCCCAAGATCTTCCAGGACCTGGCGCTCAAGCCGCGCGGCATGGTGCTGGTGACCGGCCCGACCGGCTCGGGCAAGTCCACCACGCTGGCGGCCATGATCAACCACCTCAATGAGACCGAGTACGGCCACATCCTGACGGTGGAAGACCCGATCGAATTCGTGCACGAGTCCAAGAAGTGCCTGGTCAACCAGCGCGAGGTGGGGCCGATGACGCTGTCTTTCGCGGCCGCGCTGAAGTCCGCGCTGCGCGAGGACCCGGACTGCATCCTGGTGGGCGAAATGCGTGACCTGGAAACCATCCGCCTGGCCATGACGGCGGCGGAAACGGGCCACCTGGTGTTCGGCACGCTGCACACCTCCAGCGCCGCCAAGACCATCGACCGGATCATCGACGTGTTCCCGGCCGAGGAGAAGGAGATGGTCCGCGCGATGCTGTCCGAATCGCTGCAGGCGGTGATCTCGCAAACGCTTTGCAAGACCAAGGACGGCGGCGGCCGCGTGGCGGCGCACGAGATCATGATCGGCACCTCGGCCATCCGGAACCTGATCCGCGAAGCCAAGGTGGCGCAGATGTATTCCGCCATCCAGACCGGCAACAACTTCGGCATGCAGACGCTGGACCAGAACCTCATCGATCTGGTCAAGCGCAACGTGATCAGCCCGGCCGAGGCGCGATCCAAAGCGAAGATCCCCGAGAACTTCC from the Ramlibacter henchirensis genome contains:
- a CDS encoding type IV pilus twitching motility protein PilT; the encoded protein is MDITQLLAFSVKNKASDLHLSAGLPPMIRVHGDVRRINVEPMDHKQVHAMVYDIMNDTQRKQYEEFLECDFSFEIEGLARFRVNAFNQNRGAAAVFRTIPSKILSLEQLNAPKIFQDLALKPRGMVLVTGPTGSGKSTTLAAMINHLNETEYGHILTVEDPIEFVHESKKCLVNQREVGPMTLSFAAALKSALREDPDCILVGEMRDLETIRLAMTAAETGHLVFGTLHTSSAAKTIDRIIDVFPAEEKEMVRAMLSESLQAVISQTLCKTKDGGGRVAAHEIMIGTSAIRNLIREAKVAQMYSAIQTGNNFGMQTLDQNLIDLVKRNVISPAEARSKAKIPENFPG